In the Theobroma cacao cultivar B97-61/B2 chromosome 1, Criollo_cocoa_genome_V2, whole genome shotgun sequence genome, one interval contains:
- the LOC18611789 gene encoding transcription termination factor MTERF4, chloroplastic, whose product MNSSALLKRQKLLKILQVPYIFRQRCPKLKALQNPCAQIQNPLRVLGVSQYSTQSTKFPEYQMPSVTWGVVQGKKEKLVNRVKICDYLKTLGIIPHELENLELPSTVEVMSGRVEFLQKLGLTIDDINEYPFMLGCSLRKNMIPVLGYLEKIGIPKSKLGEFVKNYPQVLHASVVVELAPVIKFLRGLDVEKQDIGYVLQKYPELLGFKLEGTMSTSVAYLVSIGVSPRDIGPMVTQYPYFLGMRVGTMIKPLVDYLVSLGLPKKILARMLEKRAYLLGYDLEETVKPNVDCLISFGMRREAIASVIAQYPQILGLPLKAKLSSQQYFFNLKLKIDPDGFARVIEKMPQIASLNQHVLMKPIEFLLGRGLPLEDVAKMVMKCPQLVALRVELMKRSYYYFKSEMGRPVKELVEFPEYFTYSLESRIKPRYLKLQNKGIRCSLNWFLNCSDQRFEERLEGDYIESESLGPSFCMGGKLELPGNDIVSDEEDESDDEILYRRTVSL is encoded by the coding sequence ATGAACTCATCAGCACTTCTCAAAAGGCAGAAGCTCTTAAAAATCCTCCAAGTCCCATATATTTTCCGTCAAAGGTGCCCGAAACTCAAAGCCCTCCAAAACCCATGTGCTCAAATACAGAATCCTTTAAGGGTTTTAGGGGTTTCGCAATATTCAACTCAATCCACCAAGTTCCCCGAGTACCAAATGCCCTCTGTCACTTGGGGTGTTGTTCaaggcaaaaaagaaaagctagtTAACCGTGTCAAAATCTGTGATTATCTGAAAACCTTAGGCATAATCCCTCATGAATTAGAGAATCTAGAATTACCTTCTACCGTTGAGGTTATGAGTGGGCGTGTTGAGTTTTTACAGAAACTCGGATTGACTATTGATGATATTAATGAATACCCTTTCATGCTCGGTTGTAGCCTGCGTAAAAACATGATACCTGTGTTAGGTTACTTGGAAAAAATTGGAATTCCTAAGTCGAAACTAGGGGAGTTTGTTAAGAACTATCCACAAGTGTTGCATGCGAGTGTCGTTGTTGAGCTTGCTCCTGTTATTAAGTTTCTTAGGGGGCTTGATGTGGAGAAGCAGGATATTGGATATGTTTTACAGAAGTATCCGGAACTGTTGGGATTTAAGCTTGAAGGGACAATGAGTACTTCGGTTGCTTACTTAGTGAGCATTGGGGTTAGTCCTAGAGATATTGGTCCTATGGTGACACAATATCCGTATTTTTTAGGGATGAGAGTTGGGACTATGATTAAGCCACTCGTGGATTACTTGGTTTCTTTGGGATTGCCGAAGAAGATTTTAGCTAGAATGTTGGAGAAACGGGCATATCTACTTGGATATGATCTTGAAGAAACTGTTAAGCCAAATGTTGATTGTTTGATTAGCTTTGGAATGCGGAGGGAAGCGATTGCTTCTGTTATAGCACAGTATCCACAGATTCTTGGGTTGCCTTTGAAAGCTAAGTTGTCTTCACAACAGTATTTCTTTAATCTGAAGCTCAAGATTGATCCAGATGGGTTTGCTCGTGTTATTGAGAAGATGCCGCAGATTGCTAGCCTTAATCAACATGTGCTTATGAAGCCCATAGAGTTTCTTTTGGGGCGGGGACTGCCATTAGAGGATGTAGCCAAGATGGTTATGAAATGTCCCCAGTTGGTTGCACTGCGAGTTGAGCTCATGAAGAGAAgctattattatttcaagagtgAGATGGGGAGGCCAGTGAAAGAGCTTGTGGAGTTTCCAGAATACTTTACTTACAGCTTGGAATCCAGGATCAAACCCAGGTACCTTAAGTTACAAAACAAGGGAATCAGGTGCTCATTGAATTGGTTCCTAAACTGTAGTGACCAGAGATTTGAAGAGAGATTGGAGGGTGATTATATCGAATCAGAAAGTTTAGGTCCTTCATTTTGTATGGGTGGGAAATTGGAGCTACCAGGTAATGATATTGTGTCAGATGAGGAAGATGAGAGTGATGATGAAATACTTTACAGACGCACTGTTTCTTTATAG
- the LOC18611788 gene encoding N-acetylglucosaminyl-phosphatidylinositol de-N-acetylase codes for MGWILIIVSILVVWVASLCKIFLAPSSHSKPTFLDDGPAFRKRNVLLVVAHPDDESMFFSPTISYLTSRGHNLYLLCLSVGNADGIGSIRKDELYRACAVHKVQLQQVKVFDHPDLQDGFGHVWNHDLLAKIIEEEAYSHGIDVLITFDSYGVSGHCNHGDVHYGVRKFLHDSSPRNIEAWELVSINILRKYSGPLDIWLSNLDSMRHPRGVMHCLLNEHLRKSFLAMAQHSSQWVWFRKLFVSFSSYTYVNTLRKMK; via the exons ATGGGATGGATTTTGATCATCGTTTCAATTTTGGTGGTCTGGGTAGCTTCTCTTTGCAAGATTTTCCTTGCTCCCTCTTCCCACTCTAAACCCACATTTTTGGATGATG GTCCAGCTTTTCGCAAGAGAAATGTCTTGCTCGTTGTTGCTCACCCTGATGATGAGTCCAT GTTCTTTTCACCAACCATAAGCTACCTGACTTCAAGAGGGCACAATCTATACCTACTATGCTTGTCTGTTG GTAATGCAGATGGCATTGGAAGCATTAGAAAAGACGAGCTCTATCGTGCTTGTGCAGTCCACAAG GTTCAACTTCAACAAGTGAAGGTTTTTGACCACCCTGATTTGCAG GATGGTTTTGGCCATGTCTGGAACCATGATTTATTGGCAAAGATCATTGAAGAGGAGGCCTACAGTCATGGCATTGACGTG ctTATTACATTTGATAGCTATGGTGTTTCTGGTCATTGCAACCATGGTGATGTGCATTATGGGGTACG CAAGTTCTTGCATGATTCTTCACCAAGAAATATCGAAGCCTGGGAACTT gtgaGCATCAACATATTGCGCAAGTATAGTGGACCACTTGATATTTGGTTGTCAAATTTAGATTCCATGCGACATCCAAGGGGTGTAATGCATTGCTTGCTTAATGAGCATCTGCGGAAGAGCTTCCTTGCAATGGCACAACACTCAAGCCAATGGGTTTG GTTCCGCAagctttttgtttctttttccagTTATACTTATGTTAATACTCTTAGAAAGATGAAGTGA